From Pleurocapsa sp. PCC 7319:
ACCTTTACTTACAGAAACTGCAGTTGAAGCTCTCAAACCAATTCAAGATAAATATCATGAATTAATGGCTAATCAAGATTATCTCAATTCTGTTTTACGAGAAGGTGCGGCTCAAGCTAGTTCTGTAGCCAATCAGACATTAACTAGGGTTAAAGATGCTCTGGGTTTTTTGCCTCCTTTGTAGATGTCAATAGCTCAATTTACTAATATACTAAAAATCAAAAATTAGTAATCCTAATGACGAGTAATTTTCGACAAGCAGTAATTGACCAAAAGTTTTTAGTTACAGCGGAAGTCGCTCCTCCTAAAGGCGGAAACCCAGCGAGAATGTTGGAAGTGGCGGCGAAGTTAAAGAACCGAGTTCATGCAGTTAATGTTACCGATGGTAGTCGTGCCGTATTAAGGATGTCCTCAGTCGCTGCCTCAGTAATTCTCTTGCAGCATGGTATTGAGCCAGTATGTCAAGTAGCCTGTCGCGATCGCAACTGTATTGGCTTACAAGCCGATTTAATGGGTGCATATAGTTTAGGGATTCGCAATATTTTGGCACTCACAGGAGATCCGATCAAAGCTGGCGATCATAAAAAGTCTCGGGCGGTTTTTGAACTAGAATCGGTCAGGCTGCTCAAATTAATAGATAAGCTTAATACCGGCGTGGATTTTAATGATAAACCCCTACCCGATGAAGCTTTAAGTCTATTTCCTGGTGCTGCTGTCGATCCGCAACTCAAAAGTTGGTCGGGATTGCAAAGAAGATTTGAGAAAAAACTAGAGGCAGGGGCACAATTTTTTCAAAGTCAGATGATTACTGACTTTGATAAACTCGACAAGTTTATGAACCAAATTGCCTGCGTTGATAATAAACCAATTCTTGCAGGGATATTTTTGCTAAAATCAGCTAAAAATGCGCGATTTATCAACAATTATGTCCCAGGAGTCAATATACCTGACTCCATCATTCAACGTTTAGCCAACGCCGAAAAACCTTTACACGAAGGCATTAAAATTGCTGCCGAACAGGTGAAGTTAGCTCAATCGATGTGTCAGGGAGTACATCTGATGGCAGTTAAACGAGAAGACTTAATTCCTGAAATTCTCGATTTAGCAGGAATCAAACCGATAAAGGGGCGTAGCCCCAGCTAATAGCCAATAGCTATTAGCTATTAGCTCCAATCAAACTTGATTTACTTAACTTTGGGCGTAACTATGCTCTAGATATATTTGACGAAAGCGATCGCGATAAAATCAAATCAGCCAGATTCTCCAATAAAGCTATGGTTACGACTCCATCTCAATTAATCACTCTTGAAGACTTTTTGGCATTACCAGAAACCAAACCAGCAAGGGAATATATCGATGGCAAAGTAATCCAGAAGCCAATGCCCAAAGGAAAACATAGTACGATTCAAGGAGAACTTACAACGGCTTTGAATAGCATACTTAAACCGCAAAAAATTGCCAGAGCTTTTCCAGAGTTAAGATATACTTTCGGTGGACGTTCTACTGTACCTGATGTCACAGTATTTACATGGAAAGCTATTTCTCGCGATGATAATGATGAGATCAGCGATTCTTTTCAAATTGCACCAGACTGGACGATTGAAATTTTATCTCCCGATCAAAGTCAAACAAGAGTGACCAAAAATATTCTTCATTGTTTAGATAACGGAACAAAGTTGGGATGGTTGATCGATCCGGGGGAACAGTCTGTATTGGTTTATTTTCCTAAGCAACAACCTGCATTTTTGGAAGTGGCAACAGATGTTTTACCCGTGCCAGACTTTGCGAAAGCTTTTCACTTAACTTTAGGCGAGTTATTTGGTTGGTTATTGGAATAGTTGGTTGAAATTCAATTATTTTGGTTGATACCACCTAGCCAGAATTACTATAGCTAAAGCGATCGCCTGGGGTGAATTCTAGAGAGCGATCGCTGATTACTTTTGTTTAGAGATAACTTAGAGAACTTTATGGGTGTGAGAATGTTGCTTAACATTATCCTCAGTGCTGACTACATTAGTAGTATTAAGCACTCTTTTTCTTTCTAAAGAGTAATTAAAATCTCGATTTACTGTACCTAAAGGAATATGTTCCTTAGCTTCAGGACGACTTTTGTAGGTACGAGTTGCAGCAGCGACTCTTTCTGCAAAGCGATCGCACAAACGAATTTCTGGCTCAACGTTCAACTCTGAGGGAATATTAACTGTATCATCACTGAAAATTTCACCCAAAGTCTTAGCACAGGCTAGTTCATAAGACGTAGGAATGCCTTTGAGAATTGCCTCCAGAGCAGCAGAAGGAATTGGTTCTAAAACTTTTAGCTGCTCTATTTCACCGTCTTCTCGTACAAAACAGGTGGCTAGACCCAAAACACAATAATCTTCTTGAGATAAATCTGACGCTTGAGCAAACAAAGTAGCATTAGTCATATAATTAAACAGTTATTTTAAATGATTTGGTTCTATTAGTACATCTAGGGTGATTATCCTAGGTTACACTATTCAATCTAAAAGTTTAATCTAGAAGTCTTTCGCCAACTAGATCGCTAGCTAGTTAAGCTTTAAAGATTAAATAATCGATATGTACCGAATGTAGTGCAAAAACGAACCGCTTAACGTCACTTAATTGCGAATTGTGATGAAAGCAAATATTTTGTTTCAAAAATTATAACAAACTCAAGATTAATCTAAGTGATTATCAGGAGGACATTTAACTATTTATTCGTCATTATTCTCTGTATAAAGAATCACGAACTTGATTGATTAAGCTTACAAGATTATGAGACAGTTCGATTGGTTACACACCAGCATATCTGAGTCATGCAGCTAGATAGTAAAGTATCTACAAGAAAAGGTTTAATTGATGCTATGAAAACCGATTTTAATCAACCTATTGTTTCTCCAATACAATACCAAACAGCAACTTTATCGTCGTCTCAGGAATCGACGCCAGCATCACGATCTCAATGTTCTCTATCTAACTTCAACTGCTTAAATTTTGAACAACAGTTGCGGTGTCGTGTCAAAGAAAAAGCTTCTCAGGGGGACTATGTATTGGCAATTACTCTTCTCGATCAACTAATTGCTTTATGTCCTGATAATGCAGCAGACTATAACAATCGAGGGTTAATGTACTTTCGCAATAATCAAATTGTGGAAGCTCTCTGTGACTTGACTCAAGCTTTAGAAATCAACCCTAATCTTGATAGTGCTTATAACAATCGAGCTAACTGCCATGCAGCCTTAGGAGATTTAGCCGAAGCGATCGCCGACTATGACCTGGCCTTAGATCTTAATCCTACCAATCTTCGTGCTTGGATCAATCAGGGCATAACCTTTCGTGAATTAAAGATGTATGAGCTGGCAATTGAGAATTTTGATATTGCGCTGATTATTGGTAATTCGGGACTTCTGGAGCGAATTTACCTTGAAAGAGGAAGAGCCTACCATTTGAGAGGAGACTGGAATTGTGCAGTTGCTGACTATCAGAAAGCTATTAAAATTTTAGCTCCTCTGCCAAAACTTGCTAACTATAGACTAAAGGCAATGACTTGGTTAGATGAATTGCTTTGTCCTTTAAAAATTTTATGAAGAATTTGATTGTTTGATATTTATAGCGTTTCTTGTATTAATTTGATCCACCTTGGTGAGTTGGGGAACAGGGAACAGGGGTTTTTGACTATGTTTATATTTTTACCTCACTGATTTGAGAAAGGCTATAATCAAAATACGAGCTTTAATTTTCTTTCTCTTCAGGGAGCCAGTGAATACGACTTTGGTTGGGAGTAGTTAAAGTGCTATATTGCTCCATCAGACTTTGAGTTCGTTGCGGATCAAAATTGTGATTGAGCTGTCTTCGTAATTTGGTGACTCGAGCATCGGTTTCATTGACTTGTATTCTTAGCTCTTTCAACTTAGCTTGCTGAGAAAGATGATAAGGTAAGAGTCGAAACAAAGAAGCGATCGCGCCAATAGCAATTATCCAACTTAATATTAGTTTGAGACTAATTTCCGCAGCTATTCCTCGATATGGGTTGCGACGATAACGATAACTTTTGCTCTGACGACGAATTTTTTTGCCTGATTGCCTGTCAGGATTCATATTGAACTATTTAAGCTTTAAATTATTGAGGACTCCAGATTAACAACTTTTATTGATTATTGCCAATCTGAAGCGCCCTAAAATACACTAACTAGCTATAAATAGCTCGGTAGATGGTAGATAGAGTCTACTTGTATAGTTCTAAGGATAAGCGCATAGCCAAGAATCCAGGGAACAAAGCAACAATAAGAGCTACAAAGATTTGAGTGTCTGTAATGGGCATAGTAATTTTACTCCTTCTAATCTGATAAAAAGATATTCCATCCTTAATTTGCGTCATAATCGACCCCATGCGAAACATCTTGTAACAACATGCAACATAATTAAGAAGGAAACTTAAGAAGAAAATAGGTGAAAATTACGAGATTAATAGATATTTAATTTTGGCTCGTTGCAGATCCTGACAAAATACAAAATGAAGATTTTAAATCTGATATTTAAACACAAAATATATCGTGAATGCTGGAAAACATAGTTAATTATTTTACTAACGCTGGAGTTGAAGTCTATTTAATACTGCTGATTTTGGTGGTATTAGAAGCAGTATTATCTGCTGATAATGCGATCGCCCTAGCAGCGATCGCCAAAAGCGTAGAAGATCCAAAATTACAGCGTCAAGCTCTAAACATTGGACTGATTGCTGCGTATGTGCTCAGAATGATTCTAATTCTAGCTGCAACTTGGGTTGTTAAATATTGGCAGTTTGAACTATTAGGAGCAATATATTTAATCTGGTTAGTTTTTAATTATTTTTTTACTGCTGAAGAATCAGAAATCAACGAAAAACATACTCTTGGTTTTACCACTCTCTGGCAGGTAATTCCCACCATTGCTATTACTGATTTAGCTTTCTCCCTCGATAGTGTCACTTCGGCGATCGCTATTACCGAAGAAACCTGGCTGATTATCGCTGGAGGTACGATGGGAATTATTATTTTGCGTTTCTTAGCTGGCTTATTTATTCGTTGGTTACAAGAATATACTTATCTTGAAGATGCAGGCTTTATCACTGTCGGGTTTGTCGGTGTACGTCTGTTACTTAAAGTTTGGCTACCAGATGCTCTAATCCCAGAGTGGGTAACAATTGTGGTCGTGGCAGTATTTTTTGCTTGGGGTTTCTCTAAACGAGAGGTCGTCGAATCCGATAGTAGTGAACAGTGAGCGGTTGCCAATTACCATACCGTAATTAAAAATTGACTACTCTTTGACATACTCCCATCATGGGACGTGAAGGTCTTCCCGCTCACAATTAGATAGTAATGAAGGTTGAATAAATCTACAACACTATTTCTTTGATTATGAAAATTCTTGTTGGCGAAAGTGCTTTTCTTTTGCAATCAAACCGATAATAATGATAGCCTAGTCGCAATAATTAAACCTTTTTAGATTGTAATATTTTTATGAAAACCAAGTCTGTTTTGTATCAATTATTTTTAGAACCAGTTAACAAATATAGCGCAATCGCTCTATCTTTATTTTTAGCAATTGCAGCTACTCCAGCACTTGCCCAAGACAACACTTTAGAATTACAAGATTCTGGTTCTAGCGATTCACCCACTGAAAGTTCAGAGACTAATTATCGGGATTTACCTGAACTAAAAGACCGAGAAGCTCCTCAATCAGATCCTGCCCAGAATATAACCCCTCTGCCGGCCGAAAGCGCCGATAGTGCAGAAAGCATTAATTTTGCCACTCAAGAAAGTGACTATACTCTCGGTGCAGGAGATCAGATTAAACTCGATATCTTCCAAGTAGAGGAGTACAGTGGCGAGTACCCTGTATTAGTAGATGGCACCATTAGTTTGCCTCTAGTCGGACGAGTTGATGTCCGAGGACTATCCCTGAAAGAAACCTCTGATGTGGTTTCTCAAGAATATTCAACTTACCTCAAAAGACCCATTATTACCGTTGGTTTAGTCGCCCCCCGTCCACTCAAAATTGGCGTTTCAGGAGAGGTTGACAACCCTGGGACATATGAAGTGCCGATTACGGCGGAGAACCCTCAGTTCCCCAGTGTGACTGGTATTATTCGACAGGCTGGTGGGATTACTACGATTGCTGATGTGCGCAACGTTAGAGTCAAAAGAGAGGTTAAAGGCAAAGAAGTAGTCTATAACGCTAATCTGTGGCAACTATTAACTGAAGGTAAAGTTAGGCAAGATATCTCCTTAAGAGATGGTGATAATATCTTTGTTCCTACTACCGACGAAATTAATACTTCGGAGTTGAATCGACTGGCAGAGGCCAGCTTTGGTCTCCAAACAGACAAACCGATCCAAGTGGCGATCGTCGGAGAAGTATTTCGTCCAGGCTCTCATTTTATTCAGCCAGAATTGCTGAGTAGAAACAACGATAATAATGGCACTAATGCACAGCGGCAAGAATCTATCCCTCCCAGACTAACTCAGGCGATCAATGTGGCTAACGGAATTAAACCTTTGGCAGATGTTCGCAATGTAGAGGTACGTCGAACTACTTGGGATGATGAAGAAAAAGTGATCGCGGTCAACTTATGGGAGTTGATTCAGACCGGAGATACCAAACAAGACGTAATCTTACAAGAAGGAGATAAGATTGTCGTTCCCAAAGCTGATGCTTTGAGTAAGGAAGAAGTAGATGCCCTGGCTACAGCTAGTTTTAACCGTGAAACAATTACCGTTAATGTCGTGGGTGAAGTGAACTCTCCAGGAGCACAAGAAGTGCAACCGGGAACACCGCTAAACCAAGCTATTTTGGCTGCTGGAGGTTTTGATAATCAGCGTGCCAATAGTAATAAAGTTGAGTTGGTGAGCCTGAAACCAGACGGGACAGTAGATAAACGTCAGATAGAGGTCGATCTAGCATCGGGAATTGATGATGTGACTAATCCTACTCTCAATCACAATGATGTTGTGGTCGTTGGTCGCTCTGGTACAACAGCCGCTACTGATACGGCCGGTCAAGTTTTCAGTCCTCTTGGAGGTGTTCTTGGTTTGCTTAGATTCATTTTCTAAGGAGAAGGAACGGGTTAGGATTAGCGATCGCCCGAGGGGCGGTGGCAGAGCCAATCGCCAATCAAATTATTCACGCTCATCAAGGTAGATTGAGGCTAGATAGTCTACCAGATGGGCGAGCATTAGTTTCCTCTACTTTACTTCGTAATTTGTTGGTATCTTGATGGATGGTGATTCTTGTGTAGTGTAACTGCTTGTAACT
This genomic window contains:
- a CDS encoding tetratricopeptide repeat protein, with the protein product MQLDSKVSTRKGLIDAMKTDFNQPIVSPIQYQTATLSSSQESTPASRSQCSLSNFNCLNFEQQLRCRVKEKASQGDYVLAITLLDQLIALCPDNAADYNNRGLMYFRNNQIVEALCDLTQALEINPNLDSAYNNRANCHAALGDLAEAIADYDLALDLNPTNLRAWINQGITFRELKMYELAIENFDIALIIGNSGLLERIYLERGRAYHLRGDWNCAVADYQKAIKILAPLPKLANYRLKAMTWLDELLCPLKIL
- a CDS encoding methylenetetrahydrofolate reductase, with the protein product MTSNFRQAVIDQKFLVTAEVAPPKGGNPARMLEVAAKLKNRVHAVNVTDGSRAVLRMSSVAASVILLQHGIEPVCQVACRDRNCIGLQADLMGAYSLGIRNILALTGDPIKAGDHKKSRAVFELESVRLLKLIDKLNTGVDFNDKPLPDEALSLFPGAAVDPQLKSWSGLQRRFEKKLEAGAQFFQSQMITDFDKLDKFMNQIACVDNKPILAGIFLLKSAKNARFINNYVPGVNIPDSIIQRLANAEKPLHEGIKIAAEQVKLAQSMCQGVHLMAVKREDLIPEILDLAGIKPIKGRSPS
- the psaM gene encoding photosystem I reaction center subunit XII produces the protein MPITDTQIFVALIVALFPGFLAMRLSLELYK
- a CDS encoding polysaccharide biosynthesis/export family protein, whose protein sequence is MKTKSVLYQLFLEPVNKYSAIALSLFLAIAATPALAQDNTLELQDSGSSDSPTESSETNYRDLPELKDREAPQSDPAQNITPLPAESADSAESINFATQESDYTLGAGDQIKLDIFQVEEYSGEYPVLVDGTISLPLVGRVDVRGLSLKETSDVVSQEYSTYLKRPIITVGLVAPRPLKIGVSGEVDNPGTYEVPITAENPQFPSVTGIIRQAGGITTIADVRNVRVKREVKGKEVVYNANLWQLLTEGKVRQDISLRDGDNIFVPTTDEINTSELNRLAEASFGLQTDKPIQVAIVGEVFRPGSHFIQPELLSRNNDNNGTNAQRQESIPPRLTQAINVANGIKPLADVRNVEVRRTTWDDEEKVIAVNLWELIQTGDTKQDVILQEGDKIVVPKADALSKEEVDALATASFNRETITVNVVGEVNSPGAQEVQPGTPLNQAILAAGGFDNQRANSNKVELVSLKPDGTVDKRQIEVDLASGIDDVTNPTLNHNDVVVVGRSGTTAATDTAGQVFSPLGGVLGLLRFIF
- a CDS encoding TerC family protein, which encodes MLENIVNYFTNAGVEVYLILLILVVLEAVLSADNAIALAAIAKSVEDPKLQRQALNIGLIAAYVLRMILILAATWVVKYWQFELLGAIYLIWLVFNYFFTAEESEINEKHTLGFTTLWQVIPTIAITDLAFSLDSVTSAIAITEETWLIIAGGTMGIIILRFLAGLFIRWLQEYTYLEDAGFITVGFVGVRLLLKVWLPDALIPEWVTIVVVAVFFAWGFSKREVVESDSSEQ
- a CDS encoding Uma2 family endonuclease, with translation MVTTPSQLITLEDFLALPETKPAREYIDGKVIQKPMPKGKHSTIQGELTTALNSILKPQKIARAFPELRYTFGGRSTVPDVTVFTWKAISRDDNDEISDSFQIAPDWTIEILSPDQSQTRVTKNILHCLDNGTKLGWLIDPGEQSVLVYFPKQQPAFLEVATDVLPVPDFAKAFHLTLGELFGWLLE